In a single window of the Arachis hypogaea cultivar Tifrunner chromosome 6, arahy.Tifrunner.gnm2.J5K5, whole genome shotgun sequence genome:
- the LOC112695615 gene encoding nuclear envelope-associated protein 2 isoform X2, whose protein sequence is MEMEIVTLQKKLEKRNQQIQASVSSAAEHIKDMNDIRSQLLAARASADANAASTQSAELLCCELIKELNEKNSNLKEQEDCVIRLVEQLQHLQKDLLERESSQKQLKDTVLRIENDIMETFKRTGEKKESTLRKILDEFSPKNLEKMNKLLDVEDEEIAKLKDEIKIMSTHWKLKTMDLESQLEKQRHTDQELKKRILKLEFCLQDARSQTRKLLRIGERRDMDIKELKDQLAAKQQSGYVAAEKQSSFWETSGFKIMVSMSMLILIVFSKR, encoded by the exons ATGGAAATGGAAATTGTCACGTTGCAGAAGAAACTAGAAAAAAGAAATCAGCAGATTCAAGCTTCAGTCTCTTCTGCTGCCGAG CATATTAAGGATATGAATGATATAAGATCACAGCTTTTAGCAGCTAGAGCAAGTGCTGATGCAAATGCTGCATCAACTCAATCAGCGGAGCTCCTATGTTGTGAACTTATAAAAGAATTAAATGAAAAAAACAGTAATCTAAAGGAGCAAGAGGATTGTGTCATTAGGTTGGTAGAGCAACTGCAGCATCTGCAGAAAGATCTTCTGGAAAGGGAATCTTCACAAAAGCAATTGAAAGATACTGTTCTGAGAATCGAGAATGATATAATGGAGACATTTAAAAGAACTGGGGAGAAGAAGGAGTCTACTCTGAGGAAAATTTTAGATGAGTTTTCTCCTAAGAATCTTGAGAAAATgaataagctactggatgttgaAGATGAAGAGATAGCAAAACTGAAGGATGAAATTAAGATTATGTCCACCCATTGGAAGCTAAAGACAATGGACTTAGAGTCACAG TTGGAGAAACAGCGACATACTGATCAGGAGCTGAAGAAGAGGATCTTGAAGTTGGAATTCTGTCTGCAGGATGCTCGTTCTCAGACACGGAAGCTCCTGCGG ATCGGAGAGCGACGGGACATGGATATTAAAGAACTGAAAGACCAATTAGCTGCAAAACAACAGAGTGGTTATGTGGCTGCAGAAAAGCAAAGTAGTTTCTGGGAAACTTCTGGATTTAAAATCATGGTTTCCATGTCCATGCTGATCTTGATTGTATTTTCCAAGCGATGA
- the LOC112695615 gene encoding nuclear envelope-associated protein 2 isoform X3, with product MQHIKDMNDIRSQLLAARASADANAASTQSAELLCCELIKELNEKNSNLKEQEDCVIRLVEQLQHLQKDLLERESSQKQLKDTVLRIENDIMETFKRTGEKKESTLRKILDEFSPKNLEKMNKLLDVEDEEIAKLKDEIKIMSTHWKLKTMDLESQLEKQRHTDQELKKRILKLEFCLQDARSQTRKLLRIGERRDMDIKELKDQLAAKQQSGYVAAEKQSSFWETSGFKIMVSMSMLILIVFSKR from the exons ATGCAGCATATTAAGGATATGAATGATATAAGATCACAGCTTTTAGCAGCTAGAGCAAGTGCTGATGCAAATGCTGCATCAACTCAATCAGCGGAGCTCCTATGTTGTGAACTTATAAAAGAATTAAATGAAAAAAACAGTAATCTAAAGGAGCAAGAGGATTGTGTCATTAGGTTGGTAGAGCAACTGCAGCATCTGCAGAAAGATCTTCTGGAAAGGGAATCTTCACAAAAGCAATTGAAAGATACTGTTCTGAGAATCGAGAATGATATAATGGAGACATTTAAAAGAACTGGGGAGAAGAAGGAGTCTACTCTGAGGAAAATTTTAGATGAGTTTTCTCCTAAGAATCTTGAGAAAATgaataagctactggatgttgaAGATGAAGAGATAGCAAAACTGAAGGATGAAATTAAGATTATGTCCACCCATTGGAAGCTAAAGACAATGGACTTAGAGTCACAG TTGGAGAAACAGCGACATACTGATCAGGAGCTGAAGAAGAGGATCTTGAAGTTGGAATTCTGTCTGCAGGATGCTCGTTCTCAGACACGGAAGCTCCTGCGG ATCGGAGAGCGACGGGACATGGATATTAAAGAACTGAAAGACCAATTAGCTGCAAAACAACAGAGTGGTTATGTGGCTGCAGAAAAGCAAAGTAGTTTCTGGGAAACTTCTGGATTTAAAATCATGGTTTCCATGTCCATGCTGATCTTGATTGTATTTTCCAAGCGATGA
- the LOC112695615 gene encoding nuclear envelope-associated protein 2 isoform X1, whose amino-acid sequence MSILEKPSSSSSSDRDVDPLLKDLNEKKQNFKRNVVSLAAELKELRGRLASQEQSYNKETLIRQEVELKANFMEMEIVTLQKKLEKRNQQIQASVSSAAEHIKDMNDIRSQLLAARASADANAASTQSAELLCCELIKELNEKNSNLKEQEDCVIRLVEQLQHLQKDLLERESSQKQLKDTVLRIENDIMETFKRTGEKKESTLRKILDEFSPKNLEKMNKLLDVEDEEIAKLKDEIKIMSTHWKLKTMDLESQLEKQRHTDQELKKRILKLEFCLQDARSQTRKLLRIGERRDMDIKELKDQLAAKQQSGYVAAEKQSSFWETSGFKIMVSMSMLILIVFSKR is encoded by the exons ATGTCAATTTTGGaaaaaccatcatcatcatcatcatcagatcgAGATGTTGATCCATTGTTAAAGGATTTAAATGAAAAGAAGCAGAATTTTAAGCGTAACGTGGTGTCACTGGCGGCTGAGTTGAAGGAGCTTCGTGGCCGCCTTGCATCACAGGAGCAATCATACAATAAAGAAACCCTAATAAGACAG GAAGTGGAGTTAAAAGCCAATTTCATGGAAATGGAAATTGTCACGTTGCAGAAGAAACTAGAAAAAAGAAATCAGCAGATTCAAGCTTCAGTCTCTTCTGCTGCCGAG CATATTAAGGATATGAATGATATAAGATCACAGCTTTTAGCAGCTAGAGCAAGTGCTGATGCAAATGCTGCATCAACTCAATCAGCGGAGCTCCTATGTTGTGAACTTATAAAAGAATTAAATGAAAAAAACAGTAATCTAAAGGAGCAAGAGGATTGTGTCATTAGGTTGGTAGAGCAACTGCAGCATCTGCAGAAAGATCTTCTGGAAAGGGAATCTTCACAAAAGCAATTGAAAGATACTGTTCTGAGAATCGAGAATGATATAATGGAGACATTTAAAAGAACTGGGGAGAAGAAGGAGTCTACTCTGAGGAAAATTTTAGATGAGTTTTCTCCTAAGAATCTTGAGAAAATgaataagctactggatgttgaAGATGAAGAGATAGCAAAACTGAAGGATGAAATTAAGATTATGTCCACCCATTGGAAGCTAAAGACAATGGACTTAGAGTCACAG TTGGAGAAACAGCGACATACTGATCAGGAGCTGAAGAAGAGGATCTTGAAGTTGGAATTCTGTCTGCAGGATGCTCGTTCTCAGACACGGAAGCTCCTGCGG ATCGGAGAGCGACGGGACATGGATATTAAAGAACTGAAAGACCAATTAGCTGCAAAACAACAGAGTGGTTATGTGGCTGCAGAAAAGCAAAGTAGTTTCTGGGAAACTTCTGGATTTAAAATCATGGTTTCCATGTCCATGCTGATCTTGATTGTATTTTCCAAGCGATGA
- the LOC112695614 gene encoding uncharacterized protein, with translation MAKEASIILLFLSFILVFCSGTLVGFSFAESEDTESPTFIQRNKIYHVSLGGFVQFSEGISKYLESGTQIARRIVALYAEKLQITVDGFAQKEEILFPLSQREKELSKVYTRRILDETNNTPSPVNPTNPTSDTPAIITVPSSTPVTVSPTNPTTSVPITVPSSIPPPSTPTNPANSPVPVTNPAASYPPPSGIVPVTNNQPPPATSTNAPPATQGQGQGQSWCVAKSGVSATALQSALDYACGMPGVDCSQLQQGGSCYNPNSVQNHASFAFNSYYQKNPAPTSCDFGGTATLVNTNPSTGSCIYPSSSSSSSSLTGAGTSGSASSPSGLGLLSPPDGDSSHSAGVRPFLGCMVLAITLVTRTLILNQ, from the exons ATGGCCAAGGAAGCTTCTATCATCCTCTTGTTCCTCTCTTTTATCCTTGTCTTCTGTTCAG GTACATTGGTGGGGTTTTCTTTTGCTGAGAGTGAAGACACTGAATCACCCACATTCATCCAGAGAAACAAGATCTACCATGTGAGTTTGGGGGGGTTTGTTCAATTTAGTGAAGGGATATCAAAATATCTTGAATCAGGAACCCAGATAGCTAGAAGAATAGTAGCATTATATGCAGAAAAATTGCAGATAACTGTTGATGGTTTTGCTCAAAAGGAAGAGATCTTATTTCCTTTGTCTCAGAGAGAAAAAGAACTAAGCAAAGTTTATACAAGAAGAATTTTAGATGAGACAAATAACACACCTTCACCAGTTAATCCTACAAATCCAACTTCAGATACACCAGCCATAATCACAGTTCCTTCATCCACACCAGTTACAGTTTCACCCACCAATCCAACCACTTCAGTGCCTATAACAGTTCCCTCTTCCATACCTCCTCCCTCAACCCCCACAAATCCGGCGAATTCACCTGTACCTGTCACGAACCCTGCGGCTTCTTATCCGCCACCATCGGGGATTGTTCCTGTCACAAACAACCAGCCTCCTCCTGCAACAAGCACAAATGCTCCACCAGCAACTCAGGGTCAGGGTCAGGGTCAGAGCTGGTGTGTGGCAAAGAGTGGAGTCTCAGCAACTGCTCTTCAATCAGCACTTGACTATGCTTGTGGAATGCCTGGTGTAGATTGCTCACAGTTACAGCAAGGTGGGAGTTGTTACAATCCAAATTCTGTTCAAAATCATGCTTCTTTTGCATTCAACAGCTATTACCAGAAGAATCCAGCACCAACAAGTTGTGACTTTGGAGGGACTGCTACCTTAGTCAACACCAACCCAA GTACAGGTTCTTGCATTTACCCatcatcgtcgtcgtcgtcgtcatctTTAACCGGAGCGGGTACATCAGG ATCTGCTAGCTCACCATCAGGTTTGGGATTGCTAAGCCCTCCTGATGGAGATTCCTCACATTCAGCTGGTGTAAGACCTTTTCTCGGCTGCATGGTTCTGGCTATAACCTTGGTCACCAGAACACTCATTTTAAACCAATAG